TGGGAACATACAAAGCCATAGATACAGGAAGTGCCCTCACCTTGGCGGTTTCGTCCACCTTACCAGCGGGAATGTCGATGTTGTAGTAGCGCATCATGGCCTGCGCCTGCGGCGTATCGCATTGACTGATTATCACCTGAGCCATAGCCACCGAAAACCAGGTCTGCATTCCTGGGTAGGTTTTACTCTTGGGAGTATTACGCTGCACCCAATCCACATTGACCTTGAACACATCACGATATTGCTCAAATATCCCCGCCAGCCATTCATCATAACTGACCCGGTGAGCAGCCCATATTCCAAGCGCATCGTACAGATTCCGAGCACGCACGGTGTTTGTCGAACGACTCCCAACAGTCCGGCACTCAATGATCAGCGGCGGCTCATTGCTTTTGCTTTCGCCTCCACCTGGAGCGCTGCCCGACCCCGGCAACTCGGCATCATCCCTGTGATACGCGCCGTGGCGGCGAATACTGGGCAAAACCTCAGAAGTGACCCAGCGCTTCACCTTCTTGGCCGCCTGCGTGCGGCTCCCAAGAATCAGTGCCCACATACCGGATTCAGTGACGAAGTTTGCTTTTTGCTTACCGCCAGGCGAAAGGGTGTAACGTACGGTTACGTCCTCGGCGTCAACCAAGTCTTTAAGCGCTTTTCTGGAGTTTGTATGTTCCAACGCAGTGCACAGATCATTCACGTTGAACAGGGGTTCGCCATCCACAATGTCTGTGCGAACAGGTATTCCATCGTAATTAAATTCGATAGTTTGAAGATTGGTGCCACTCATGGCCGCACCTCCCTGGAAACCACAGGGAGCAGATCAATGACTGACGCCTGGATATCATCGCGGATATCCTGCATGATGAGCATCAGGCCGCACCTGCGAAAATCGTTGATTTCGGTGATGTTGTCGCTGCTGAGGGCAAAGGAGAGGAAGTCGATCTTGCGGGAAACGTCTTCGAGACGAGCCAGCGGATCAGCTGGCGCAGAGGAGAGTTGTTGGGCCATGATGGCACCTCCAATGGTTTTGAGTATGCCGTCAGGTATGCGTAACGGCGGGCGCACTCACGGTCCATTGGAACCGCCCCGGTATTCCCGTAAAGGTGTTATATTTCCGGCTGTAACCCGCCAATAATGGTTGGCAGAAATAAAAAAGCCACAGCTTACGGGTGCGGATAGCCGCCAATGGTTTCGTGAGGATTTCAGGATAAGTGAAAAGTGGTGGGGATGTCAAGGGGGGATATGAAAGTTACATTTTAATTGCAATACTGATTGATATTACTTAACATTCAATCATAATTGCAAGGAGGAGACTATGAAGAGAGTGATTATCGTTTTACTTACCCTTAGTTCTTCGCTCGCCCTTATGGGCTGCTTCAGCCCGACTACACATCAGCGGCAGCAACAGCAGCAGTTTGCCGAGCTCATGCAAGCCCGCATGCAACAGGCCAACCAGCAGCGTTTCCAGCAGCAACAACCACCGCAACTACAACAACCAGAATCGTTTATCACGGAAGATGAGTTGATGAATAAAATAAATCAACTCCCCGCCCTTAACAAACCCGTCACCTACCAGATCCAAAAAGCAGGCCCTATTATCAACGGTTCGCGTTACCTTGACCCAGAGGGAAATATTGAGCGAATCAGGATTGATAACCTTAGTGGTGACTCAACCTATATGATTTATGATGGGAGAGTGGCAACTATTAAGTTCATGCGAGCAGGTACAGGCAGCCCTCCAATCACTATTGCCACTATTCAACGGCAGGTGAATGGGCAACAGCAAGTGACGACGGTGACTGGTCAGCGATTCGTGGGAGACGATGTAATTGCACTTTCCAGGGGCTTCCTCGTGACCCGCGGTGGTTTTAATGGTTTCATTTATGAGCTTGGAAAGCCCGCTATTTCCGTGGCCATACCTGAAGACTGGAGAATTACTTCATATCAACCAGGTGAAGTACTCGAAACGCGACACCTTCTCGCCCACAAACCAGACACTGCTCAGCAGGGATCTGTGGCATCTGTGGCAAGTGCTGTGAGGAGTTTTGGTTCTACTATCGGAGTAGCGCGACGTGATGATTTTGCTCTCATTAATTTTGACACCGGCGCAGCCACGCTGATCAACATCAACGTTGATGCACTTGCGCGACCACTCTTTAACCAATACGGAAATCCTGACTACGAGCACATTCGCTGGCGGCTCGACTGGTACAACACTGAGGAACTTGGCCCAGTGCTCCTCTCAAGGGAAGACGGGACGCGTGCTTTTGCCACAATACTTAACACAAATGAGCAACATGTGATTTTTGAACGGAGAATGGGAATCAACTGGATGGTAGCTAAAAGAACACCCAATGGAGGCATTGAAGTAGTGGCCCGGTTAGGCCTACAAGATAATGTCATCCCCGATCTCGTATCTCACCTTCAATCATCAAGTGAATTAGCTGCAGAATAGACACTGAAAACGCCCATTTTCTCCCCAGTAGGTGCCCCGCTGGGGAGTTTTTATAATCCCAGTTCCCTATGGTAATTGATCAGGTGGAGTGCCGATACTCTTTTCTTGATAGGATGTTTTGATTATTGGCTTTTGCAGCCTGAATATATGTCTCTACGTACTTCTCGAATTTTGTTGCGATAAAGTGCGCCTTCCCGGTCAACCTGGAATGCTCCGAAGCAGGTATTTTGAATGATTCAGAGGATATATACTGTTGATTGGAGATATAAAGAGCCTTCGAGAAATCTAACCCCTTCTGCTCACCATGAACTGTGAAATAGGCAGCTTTATGCTTTATTGATGTCCTCAGCGGGATTGCGAAAGTCGAGGTGAGAGTTGTCATTGTAAAATGAGAAATCAAGCTTTCTTAACTGCATTTTTTCACCACATAAATAGAAAAGCCCCCGATAAAGGAGGCTTTCCCGACAGGTAACTCTGTTTGGGGCTTTCATTATTTAAAGTGGGGTGCCCCTGCCGCCACTTACATTCTGTTTGGAACTTTCTTTTTTTAAGGTGGGGCGCTCCTACCACCACGGCCTGTCTGTATGTAATCTAGGAAAAGAGTCAGGGGATGTCAAGGGGGGAGTTATATGCTGACTATCCAACACTGCTCGTTAGCAGGCTAAGATAACTGGGCTTCTTCATCCAAGGGTTTTCGCAGTTTAACCCATCCGTTTATCGTTGGCTTATAACCGTCTGGCCCATCAGCGATCTCGAAAAACAGCTTTCTGTAGGCATTTATCAGGCGCTTGGCATAATCGTCGTGACGCTTCCCGATAGTTGCACATTCGTATTGCCTTAACTGTCGCAGCTTGTTTAAGGATGCCCCGGAGGCCTTATGGATTTCACGAATAATAAGTATTTTATAGATATCCAGCGCCCCTCGAAAAAGGTGATTGAATCCACGCTGCACGTTGCTGCTGAACTTACATTTATCCCCAGGTAAGGCAGCCCAGGCTGAAACCATATGCGATAAAAAATTATGAAATTCCGTCAGCGGATCAGGGAAGTATTTACTGTTTTCATAATAGAGACTGATGGTGGTATAAGCCTCGTAAAACAGATGGAATATTTCATTTTTATGACTATCTGTAAACTCAAGCGCAATGGTTCGGCTGTTATCATCATCTACAACATCGTTTATCTTGATATGAA
This portion of the Desulfurispirillum indicum S5 genome encodes:
- a CDS encoding BRO-N domain-containing protein, with protein sequence MSGTNLQTIEFNYDGIPVRTDIVDGEPLFNVNDLCTALEHTNSRKALKDLVDAEDVTVRYTLSPGGKQKANFVTESGMWALILGSRTQAAKKVKRWVTSEVLPSIRRHGAYHRDDAELPGSGSAPGGGESKSNEPPLIIECRTVGSRSTNTVRARNLYDALGIWAAHRVSYDEWLAGIFEQYRDVFKVNVDWVQRNTPKSKTYPGMQTWFSVAMAQVIISQCDTPQAQAMMRYYNIDIPAGKVDETAKVRALPVSMALYVPKYCLPAVETIIFHGQREYIRYVQVDRKIWLHEVDVAKFTESNSVMPKVWFPEANRSDAEVYVPGVGYVLTTFVLAADIFEYGKKWMDGPVREFCDLLEECRLVERDLPYEVFGSAINEDQQKEAVKAMKERVMNLCVPQSAAEDVFAEMAKIIRKHFNVQLLSDVPAWRFRELMSLIRMMDLTHVSLVRMTINKDTPPWMEGLNRRVSALEDQMGQVLKHLNYMKNHEEQGNGGFTADSVAQLLRAVTRG